From Opisthocomus hoazin isolate bOpiHoa1 chromosome 28, bOpiHoa1.hap1, whole genome shotgun sequence, the proteins below share one genomic window:
- the NKX6-3 gene encoding homeobox protein Nkx-6.3: protein MDANLPGTFLLNGPSLGPFPEAKAPVCQYSVQSSFYKLGPPGLGAQLAAGTPHGISDILSRPTATPSSSLLPSYPHAGGFNGLSSPGVYYGAQVGALPKAGGEYLPRGRSCWAETAPDWRGGRQCGGPPAHLADSIHKKKHTRPTFTGHQIFALEKTFEQTKYLAGPERARLAYSLGMTESQVKVWFQNRRTKWRKKSALEPSSSSQRSGGSGGERAASETEDDEYNKPLDPDSDDEKIRLLLRKHRAAFSVLGLGTHSG from the exons ATGGACGCCAACCTGCCGGGCACCTTCCTGCTCAACGGCCCCTCGCTGGGCCCCTTCCCTGAGGCCAAGGCGCCCGTCTGCCAGTACTCGGTGCAGAGCTCCTTCTACAAGCTGGGGCCCCCTGGGCTGGGCGCCCAGCTGGCCGCCGGCACCCCCCACGGCATCTCCGACATCCTCAGCCGGCCCACAGCGACGCCgagcagcagcctcctccccaGCTACCCGCACGCAGGCGGATTTAACGGACTGAGCTCCCCAGGTGTCTATTACGGGGCGCAGGTGGGGGCCCTCCCCAAGGCCGGCGGCGAGTACCTGCCGCGGGGACGGAGCTGCTGGGCAGAGACGGCCCCAGACTGGCGGGGCGGCCGGCAGTGCGGCGGCC cccctgctcaccTGGCTGACAGCATCCACAAGAAGAAGCACACGCGCCCAACCTTCACGGGACACCAGATCTTCGCTCTGGAGAAGACTTTTGAGCAGACCAAGTACCTGGCAGGTCCAGAGAGAGCACGGCTGGCCTATTCACTTGGCATGACTGAGTCCCAGGTGAAG GTCTGGTTCCAGAACCGACGGACCAAATGGAGGAAGAAGAGTGCCCTGgagccctcctcatcctcgcagcggTCAGGGGGCTCTGGTGGAGAGCGGGCGGCTTCTGAAACAGAGGACGACGAGTACAACAAGCCCCTGGACCCCGACTCGGATGATGAGAAGATCCGGCTGCTGCTGAGGAAGCACCGTGCGGCCTTCTCAGTGCTGGGCTTGGGCACGCACAGCGGCTGA